TTGCGGGCGCGGTGAAGCCGAACCGAGGCATTGTTCATAGTGATTGCCTTGGCGCGGGCAAAATCTTCAATCGATTCCCCTCCCAAATCGATCCGCTCTATCGCTTCCCGATATTCGCTCTTCAGGCCTGTCACCAAATCTGCGATGCACATACAGCTCTGCTCCTGCAATTCGGGCACATACGAATTCGGAGCTTCCACCGCATAGCGCTGATGAGCATGATCCCGCGCCGCACTTCGGCGATAGTGGTCGATTAAGCTGTTTCGCAGAATGCGATAGAACCAGGCGACTATGCTCTCGTCAGACCGGAGTTGATGTTCCCGCTCAAGTGCTTTGACGTAAGCGGAATGGAGAATGTCCTCGGCCTCAGCCTTGTCCCCAACACGTACTGCCAAAAATCTGAGAAACCTCGCATGTTGATCGGCAATTCCCTCAATCGTTACGACTCGATCACCGTTGCCTGAATTACAAGCGGAATCTTTCATTGCCAAGCCTCTCCTCAAGGCAACTACATTCAAAGATACTGTACCCGACTTTTTCTTAAGGGGTGTCCGGACACTATTGGCTAAGTAACTGCTCATCAACAGAATCCTGACCCTCCTTCGTTCTCGTATTGCGCAAGGGCTGGCGATACAGAACCATGAAATAGCCGAAGATCAGCGCGTAGATTACCGCATTGCCGAACATATTGCCCGGCATGCCGCTCACACCATTGCCGTAAGGTCCACCGAAACCTTCCGCTGTGGACCAGATCATTAGCGAATACACCAACCCAAAAGGCAGAAAGATGCGCATCAGCTTTCCGCTCAACAGGCTCCATGCAATTAGCGCCTCCGCAATCGCAGACACTATGCCGACAAGAATCGGGCTCGTATGAGTAATCAATACGATCCACAGTTTGAGCCAGCCCACAATCCATGCGGGCTGCCCGGCCTCGGCCCCTGAAAGGAAGGAGACGAAATGCGTAATGAAGTAAGGATGGAACTTAAACAAGGTGTCCCAGGCCCACAGAAAACCAAACATCAAACGCGCAACGTAAATCCACAGATGATAACTGTTATTTCCTGCTGCGTTAGCCTCCGGCGGGCGGGGCTGAGATATGCGCCAGGTGAGATAGGCAAGTAGCAGCGCAATCAGATAGGGTGGAGCGATTCCGGCATCCGTTCCCCCGGTAGCAGGATTGAAATCTCCTCCTCGCTCCACCGCAATCCACATCACTGTCAGGTACCCGATGCCGACCCAAAGTGCGGCTCGCATGCCTCTACCGAAAAGCAATGCCAGCGCAATATAGAGTGCAAAGAACATGACTGCTGTGCCCGTGAGATGAACGGCGGTCGATGCAAACGGCAATCCGAGAAACTGCGCAATGGCATGCTTGGTCGCTCCGGAAGAGGCAGTCCAGGCATCGTACAACCACACCAGGCCGAAAAACACTCGAAAGTTGCGAAATTGGCGCGCCTGCGAAGCCGAAATAGACAAGGCCGTTGATGCATCGGGTGGAGCATCCAACCCCACCCATCGAAAAATTGCGGACGTTACGTCAGGCATACGATCCTCCTCATATTCAGGACTGCTGGTTGGCTGTAGCGCTGTTGGTGCGTGAATCGATCAACGCTCACATAATCCCAATGAGGAGCAGAGTCTGGGATCATCTCTACCCCTGATTGGATATTTGCGTCAGTACCAGGCCCTGACTCCGAACACGAAACGCGGATCGCTGGTGGACTCACCAGCTTGCCGTGCGAAATTGGCCGTATCGCCGTACTTGCCGTTGTAGGCAAATCCAATATATGGAGCGAATTTGCGGCTGAACTCGTATCGCAGGCGCATGCCAGTGTCGATCTCGGATAGACCAGAACCGGTGCCGCGGGCACGATCGTCCTTGTTATAGAAGTTCAGTTCCACTTGCGGCTCGGCAATCAGCCGCTGCGTGAACAGCAGTTCATAGGATGCATTGACGCGACCAGCTACGTTCCCGCCGTTGCGGATGTAGAGCGTGGGGGCAAACTCAAACAGGTACGGCGCCAGCCCTTCGATGCCGATGGCGGCCCAGACACGCGACGGACCAGAATCCAGATCCGCGCGCACACCGACTTGAGCATCGAAGTATCGGAGACGCGGAATTGGATGATCGTATAGAAATTCCTGATCGCCGTCGCTCAGCGATCCCATACTGGCGACGCCTTCTGACTTGATCCAGAGTTTGTTCATGTCCGTCCCGAACCATCCTTCGCCATCCCAGCGAAATTCGTGATCGGCCCCATTGGTACGATCTTCAAACTGGTCGACCAGAACATGGCCAAACAACTGATGGCCCATCTCCAGCGGCTTGATGCCCGGGATCGACGACGTCACCTTTCGATGCGAGTTCGGAGGTGCCGACTGTCCTTCCGCCATCAACGGCGATACGAATGTGCTCATCCAAAGCGTGGCGGCAGTAAGAAACAGCGTCGATGCTCCCTTGAATGCACCGGCGGAGCCAAGTACTCTAAGTATTCTCATGGCAGCACCACCACAGCACGAAACATGCCTGCCTCCATGTGATACAGCAGATGGCAGTGATAAGCCCACCGGCCCGGGGTATCGGCACTGACCAGATAGGTCACGCGTTCGGCGGGCTTCACGATAATCGTATCTTTGAATGGTCTGTGCTCTCCCTGCCCGTTCTCCAGTTCGCTCCAGAGGCCATGCAGGTGGATGGGATGCTCCATCATGGTGTCGTTGATGAGTACAAACCGCACCCGTTCACCAAGCTTGAGAACAACAGGATTGTTGTTCGAGAACCTCTCACCATTGAATCCCCATATATATCGATTCATGTTACCCGTGAGGTGCAATTCAATCTCCCTCGTAGGAGGTCTGCCATCCACTCCTCGATAACGAGAGCGGAGATCGGCGTAGGTCAACACGCGCCGGCCATTGTGATTGAGTCCGTCTCCCGGCAAGTTCAAGCGTGACTCTACATGCGCTGCGATGGTTGCAACCTCAGGCCCCAGATGCAGCTTGACCGGGTTGGAAGGTTCTAAACGTGATTCCAGCGAGCCTAATTCCGCTTCAGGAATGACGACTGCGGGTCTGGTATAGGGACCAGGCTGCGGGAATGGAGTTTTTCCGATTTCGCTATCGATCTGCATGCCCCGCATGCCCGCCATCGACATTTTCGCCGCCTTGCTGATCTGTTTCATCCGATTGCGGGCAGCCACCTCGGAGTCATTCATATTCATATTCATCTGCGAATGGCCGTCATCGCCTGTCTGCATGTCAGCGGTGGTCATGCCATCAATGCCGTTCATGTTCGCCATCTTCATACCGGCCATGCTGCCCATTTTCATCCCCATATCGACCATAGTGCGCTTTGGTCGAGGGTCCATGGGCGGAACGGGCGCAGTCATGCCTATGCGTGGAGCCAGCGTGCCGCGCGCGTATCCGGTTCTGTCTTCTGACTGCGCAAAGATGGTGTAGGCTTTTTCATCAGTGGGCTCCACAATCACGTCATATCTCTCGGCCACGCCGATGCGAAATTCGTCAACGGGAACCGGCTCTACATCGTTGCCGTCTGCCTGCACCACGGTCATCTTCAAACCTGGAATGCGGACATCGAAAAAGGTCATGGCCGAGCCGTTGATGAAACGCAGACGAACTTTTTCTCCGTGCGAGAAGAGCCCGGTCCAGTTCCAGCCGGGTGGGTTGCCGTTAAGCAGGTAGGTGTACGTCGCTGCGGAAATGTCGGAGATATCCTGGGTGCTCATATTCATCTTGGCCCATGCCAACCGCTCCGAAATAGTCTTTCCCAGACCCTTCTTTCGGGTTGCCGAGAAAAATCCAGGCACGGTGTGCCGATGATAGTTGTAGTAGTCGCTTTCCTCCTTGAGATTGCTGAAAACTGTTTCAGGGTTCGTGTCCGTCCAATCGGAGAGAAAGATCACGTGTTCGCGGTCAGATTGAATGGGGTCTTCGCCCTGTGGATCGATGATGAGCGGGCCGTTAACCCCTGACTGCTCCTGAAAACGCGTGTGGCTGTGGTACCAGGCGGTGCCATTCTGTTCAACCTTGAAGTGATAGTGAAAAGTCTCGCCGGGAGCAATACCGGGATAGCTCAGACCTGGCACTCCGTCCATATCAGCCGGAATGCGCAGCGAGTGCCAGTGAACGGATGTCGGCACTTTCAGTCGATTGGTAACGTGAATCGACACCTCATCGCCTTCGCGCCAACGTAGTATCGGCCCAGGCACGGAACCGTTGACCGCCATCGCCGTCACCCGCTTGCCGGTAAAATTGACGGGTAGATAGTCAATGGTGAGATGAAAGTTCTTGCCCGAAAGCGTTTGGGGCATGTGCGGAGACGTTTCGCCAAACGCGGGCACACCACGCCAGCCGACGGCTGCCATGGCCGCTCCCGCCGTGACACCCTGTACGAAGCGGCGGCGGGTGATTGGGGGAAACGAGGGAGTTTCATCATTCTTGTGACGATGCATAGTTGCTCCTGAATCAGTTGGCGCTTATGGGAGTGCTCGTTCTGCGGAACGCATTGAGCGTGCGGCGGCGCGGAACAGCGCAAGTCGGGCAGGAGACACTGCCGCGAGGAACAAGCTGGAAAGATGCGGCCAACGAAGAGGCTTTGCGCAAGCATTCCGGCTTTGCAGTGACGCGGCGGCGCCAGGCGACTAGATTCGGAGAATTGTTACAAGGGGATCGTACGGCGGGTTGTAGGTACTACTTCGCCGGTGGGTGGCGAGTCGCGCGCATAGTGGCGGATTATGAGAGACCGGAAGAAGGTAGGTTTGCACCAGTAACTGCGTGGTCCCAGCAGCAGTGACAGCGGGTGGATTAGTGATGCATGCAGAGTCGTCTTTGCAGAGGAGGTCTTTGCAAAGGCTCATTGCAGGCGGAAGATACGCCGCTGTGCGAGCGGAGACGCTGTTTGAGGAATCGCTGCTGATTGCCACGGAAGGACTGGCAAAAGCCATGCTCTCGCAACGGGCGTCGCACGTAACCGTGAGCGCTTGCACGCTTACAATCACAGCCAACAAGATCCAGAATGCGGTCTTTCGCAGCATAGAACGGATTATAAGCAATGCCGGTCGGGTGAGCAACCGATCAAAGGCGACAGGCAATTCCGAAATTAACTCAGGAGGCTCCATAATCACTCAAAAAGCTCCATAGATTTGCAGACACATACATTGGACCTACGATGCCGGTAGATCTGAATAGGTGCAGCGAGTCAACGCAACAGGAAGAGTACAACCTGCAGCATGCCTCGCGTTAACGAGGAGACAATTCGCGTGAAGCGGCTACTACCATGTCAACCTCACCCCTTCTCTTCTTCTTTCAGCTTCGCCCATTTGCATGAAACGTAGTTGACGATTACTCGACAACTTCTGAATAACTGAACGACCCTCGACTTTAAGTCGAGGGGTTGATCGGGCGCATCGAATGAATTCGATGAACGCGCCCGATCTTAACAAAGCCGCCGACTTTCAGTCGGCAGTCTCCTCTCCTTCGGAGACTTCGACCAACGTTCTTCGCCTGAAGCCGAGGGGTTTCCACCATCCCCGATGGGGACACTAAGTTTTTGGGCTCCGGGAATTGGAGCCCAAAAATCAATTTCCTGAAACGGAACGGATCAAGCTCTCCAAAGCACCTTTCTGCGTCAGAATGCTTGATTTTCCTGTAATGAATCTCTCGCTCCTGAAACTAACCCAATAGAACGCCCCTTCAGGGGGAGCGTCCTATAAACGTCGGCATATTGTTGCAACATCTATATTCAGGCTTCTCTGCGCATACCTTATCCCCTTGGACGACGGAATACGCGATAGTGGAACCCAAAACTCACAAAGTCTACCGGAGGACTCCTATGAAACGTAAGTTATTGATGCTCATTGTTGTTGCCGCGACCACTCTTGCCTTCAGCGGAATGGCAGTGGCTCAAAGCTCTATCGTCAAAGTCGAAAGCCAACACAACTTCAATCAGACAATTTCCAAGCTCAAGTCCGCGACCAGCCAGAATGGCCTGATGGTGATGGGACATATCAACCAAGGGCATGTCCTTTCCATGACCGGCCTTCACATGAATGGCGAGGCCTTCCTTGTAGGCAACCCCAACGTCGGCAAGAAACTCTTCAGTGTCGATCACGCTGTTGGGCTCTTCATCCCCGCACGTATTTTTGTGTATCAGGGAAAGAACGGGCGCACGTACGTCAGTTATGACAGGCCGTCAGCGGAGTTGGATCAATTCAACAATCCCAAGATCAGTATGATGGCGAAGATGCTCGATAAGAAGCTCGATAGCATCGCACAATCCGCAACCCACTGATCGACAAGCGTCTGGCTGACGCACCTACAGCAGAAAGCGAGGAGAACATGAGAAAAGGTTGGCCAACTCTTATTCTTGCGGGCATATCGCTGGCGCTGGCGTCAGTCGGACCGCTCATCTTTCCTATTGCCGAGTCGGGCACAAGCAGTCTGAGCGCCCTGGCACTGCACTGGATGGTCCCGGCGATCGTGCTGCTTGCCATTATCGCCATCGCAACGCGCAAGCGCCTGCCCCTAATCAGCCACTCCATCTTCTGGGGAGCACTCGCTGGGATGGTCGCCACCGTTGGCCTCGAATGCATTCGCATCTCCGGCTTCCACCTTGGATACATGCCCGGCAGTATGCCCAAACTCATTGGCGTCCTGCTCCTTGATCAATTCATGACCGGCCCCACCGTCCTGTCCAACATTGCCGGCTGGGCTTATCATTTCTGGAATGGCGCGTGTTTCGGGATTGTCTATGTCCTCTTTCTCGGCACGCGTCGTCGCTGGCTGGCCATCCCGTACGCATTAGTCATCGGAACGATCTTTATGCTCAGCCCGGTAGTCCGCGCCATGGGCATCGGCTATTTCGGTCTTCAGTTTTCCGTGGGCTTCCTGATAGTCGTTTATCTTGCCCACCTGGTCTTCGGTTCCATACTCGGATGGCTGTCTCGGCGACTTCTTCAAGCCCAGCCCAGCGCGGTTTGGCAGGCTGCCCGTTTGATATTCAGAAAGACCAGCGACGAACAGCAGCCCTCGGAATATCCGCGAGCAACAAAATGAAGTCCCGCAATCGAAGCAGAAATGCCTTCGATTCCAGATCACCGCCCGAAAATGCCGTCCATAATCCGGGTCCGCGCCTGGACGACTTCCAAATCGGACACAGCTGTGCTCGCATCTTTCACGGCTTTCCCCATTCCTCGCAACTGCCACGCAAACTCTGAGCAATGCTTGCAGATTGCAAGATGGATACGTAACCGCAACTTCTCTGCAAAGCTGGCGTTCACCGCCTCATCGCTCGCTATTTGTCGGACTACTTCGGCGCAGCTAAGCATCCCTCATTCCTTTCTGAATCCCTTCCGCTCCAGACATTCCCGCAAATGGTGGCGAGCCCTAAAAAGAATCACACCAATGTTAGTGCTGCTCAAATCCATCTTCTTACAAATTTCTCGCGTGCTCATTTCTTCAACCTCCCGCAGGTAGAAAACGATCCTCTGAGTATCCGGCAATTTTCCAAGACAATCCCGAATCGACTTCCCG
The DNA window shown above is from Acidobacterium capsulatum ATCC 51196 and carries:
- a CDS encoding RNA polymerase sigma factor; this translates as MKDSACNSGNGDRVVTIEGIADQHARFLRFLAVRVGDKAEAEDILHSAYVKALEREHQLRSDESIVAWFYRILRNSLIDHYRRSAARDHAHQRYAVEAPNSYVPELQEQSCMCIADLVTGLKSEYREAIERIDLGGESIEDFARAKAITMNNASVRLHRARKALAGQLILVCGVCAQHKCVDCTCHWTKL
- a CDS encoding copper resistance system multicopper oxidase is translated as MHRHKNDETPSFPPITRRRFVQGVTAGAAMAAVGWRGVPAFGETSPHMPQTLSGKNFHLTIDYLPVNFTGKRVTAMAVNGSVPGPILRWREGDEVSIHVTNRLKVPTSVHWHSLRIPADMDGVPGLSYPGIAPGETFHYHFKVEQNGTAWYHSHTRFQEQSGVNGPLIIDPQGEDPIQSDREHVIFLSDWTDTNPETVFSNLKEESDYYNYHRHTVPGFFSATRKKGLGKTISERLAWAKMNMSTQDISDISAATYTYLLNGNPPGWNWTGLFSHGEKVRLRFINGSAMTFFDVRIPGLKMTVVQADGNDVEPVPVDEFRIGVAERYDVIVEPTDEKAYTIFAQSEDRTGYARGTLAPRIGMTAPVPPMDPRPKRTMVDMGMKMGSMAGMKMANMNGIDGMTTADMQTGDDGHSQMNMNMNDSEVAARNRMKQISKAAKMSMAGMRGMQIDSEIGKTPFPQPGPYTRPAVVIPEAELGSLESRLEPSNPVKLHLGPEVATIAAHVESRLNLPGDGLNHNGRRVLTYADLRSRYRGVDGRPPTREIELHLTGNMNRYIWGFNGERFSNNNPVVLKLGERVRFVLINDTMMEHPIHLHGLWSELENGQGEHRPFKDTIIVKPAERVTYLVSADTPGRWAYHCHLLYHMEAGMFRAVVVLP
- a CDS encoding DUF302 domain-containing protein — translated: MKRKLLMLIVVAATTLAFSGMAVAQSSIVKVESQHNFNQTISKLKSATSQNGLMVMGHINQGHVLSMTGLHMNGEAFLVGNPNVGKKLFSVDHAVGLFIPARIFVYQGKNGRTYVSYDRPSAELDQFNNPKISMMAKMLDKKLDSIAQSATH
- a CDS encoding copper resistance protein B; translation: MRILRVLGSAGAFKGASTLFLTAATLWMSTFVSPLMAEGQSAPPNSHRKVTSSIPGIKPLEMGHQLFGHVLVDQFEDRTNGADHEFRWDGEGWFGTDMNKLWIKSEGVASMGSLSDGDQEFLYDHPIPRLRYFDAQVGVRADLDSGPSRVWAAIGIEGLAPYLFEFAPTLYIRNGGNVAGRVNASYELLFTQRLIAEPQVELNFYNKDDRARGTGSGLSEIDTGMRLRYEFSRKFAPYIGFAYNGKYGDTANFARQAGESTSDPRFVFGVRAWY